One part of the Rutidosis leptorrhynchoides isolate AG116_Rl617_1_P2 chromosome 1, CSIRO_AGI_Rlap_v1, whole genome shotgun sequence genome encodes these proteins:
- the LOC139845147 gene encoding uncharacterized protein, translated as MDDVRAYNQMFSMTSFGARIDETINDGRSPYVFKVSGQIYHWIGSLCPQPGTRLTFLQLYIYDTDSEVENRMAHFGGEDSDRICEDIVCKFIHLLDSHNELVKLFRMARDKCNAAEIPTFKIRLFSVTGSKQHSLPTSNAIGAIVFDTVPPALSYYYVVIHPRSEYPRRVNKLHPSYMSLQFPLMFFFGESGFYPDLKLVDAPGSTGGRVRKMTMNMFYFYQLHDRFNSYSLMLRLGRLFQQYIVTVYCSIELDRMDYIRKKQKDIRKDYISGLYDAIIRGDQTSSDVGSRTILPASFTGGPRYMYSHYLDALAICRVFGNPHFFVTFTCNVRWPEITRYLQPFPRLTASDRADIAARVFHFKVKEFVSFLKDEKTLGDFRGEKRVTPFHTLVWLHSSSSLPISERIDYYISAELPDPRTDLAGYAVISVTMMHGPCGIPNLGEPCMEGPTCTQKNSKKYNDKTFFDADGRAHYRRRNTGVYNALRGPSQ; from the exons ATGGATGACGTCCGTGCTTACAATCAGATGTTCAGTATGACCTCTTTCGGTGCTCGTATTGATGAGACCATAAATGACGGCCGATCTCCGTATGTTTTCAAAGTTTCGGGGCAGATTTACCACTGGATTGGTTCCCTGTGCCCTCAACCAGGAACACGTCTAACGTTCCTGCAGCTTTACATCTATGATACGGACAGTGAGGTTGAAAACAGAATGGCCCATTTTGGTGGCGAAGATTCAGATCGAATCTGTGAAGATATTGTGTGCAAATTTATTCATTTGCTCGATTCGCATAATGAGCTTGTGAAACTGTTTCGGATGGCCAGAGATAAATGTAATGCTGCCGAGATTCCTACTTTCAAGATTCGATTGTTCAGTGTCACCGGATCAAAGCAACATAGCCTTCCTACTTCTAATGCAATAGGGGCTATTGTTTTTGATACTGTTCCGCCGGCACTTTCATATTATTATGTAGTAATCCACCCAAGGTCTGAGTACCCAAGGCGAGTTAACAAACTCCATCCATCGTATATGTCACTACAATTCCCATTGATGTTCTTTTTTGGCGAATCAGGTTTCTATCCCGATTTAAAGTTGGTTGATGCTCCAGGTTCCACAGGTGGTCGGGTTAGAAAAATGACGATGAATATGTTCTATTTCTACCAGCTTCATGATAGGTTCAATTCTTACAGCCTCATGTTGAGGCTGGGGCGACTCTTTCAGCAGTACATTGTCACGGTGTATTGTAGTATTGAATTAGATCGGATGGATTACATTAGGAAGAAACAGAAAGACATCAGAAAAGATTACATATCGGGTTTGTACGACGCCATTATCAGGGGTGATCAGACCAGTTCAGACGTGGGCAGTAGAACTATCCTCCCAGCTTCTTTCACCGGTGGTCCCCGTTATATGTACAGCCACTATCTTGACGCCCTGGCGATTTGTCGTGTTTTTGGGAATCCACATTTCTTTGTCACTTTTACTTGCAATGTTAGGTGGCCAGAAATAACTCGATATTTGCAGCCTTTTCCTCGGCTAACTGCATCAGACCGGGCTGATATTGCCGCGCGAGTTTTCCATTTCAAAGTCAAAGAATTTGTTTCTTTTTTAAAAGACGAGAAAACACTAGGTGACTTTAGAGGAG AAAAGAGGGTTACCCCATTTCACACATTGGTGTGGTTGCATTCCTCATCCTCATTGCCTATAAGCGAAAGAATAGATTATTACATATCTGCTGAACTTCCTGACCCGAGAACCGACCTCGCTGGTTATGCGGTGATCTCCGTGACTATGATGCATGGACCCTGTGGCATTCCAAACTTAGGTGAACCGTGCATGGAAGGGCCTACTTGCAcacaaaaaaattccaaaaaatacAACGACAAAACCTTCTTTGATGCTGATGGCCGTGCACACTACCGAAGGCGTAATACTGGTGTATACAATGCGTTACGGGGTCCATCTCAATAA
- the LOC139845135 gene encoding uncharacterized protein, with amino-acid sequence MSDDIPLRAATSLKMAKLYINSDDLHNYVLYEVEIFLNQCGKTLSDFALPSLPDDLLLDLANRLIMEERNYDRESLNEELIHLELRMNVKQKRIYELIRDASSNNRTELVFVYGHGGKGKTFLWKAIITGLRANGNIVIVVASSRIASLLLHSGRIAHSRFKLPLTLPMSQSCETFSATKTHHSEEFKVFVLTENMRLMQPGLTPSEKERNAAFSTWLLDIGNGEVGTRDLEDLNPSVAELQQKAIVCPKNDVADTINKLVVDMVDGPVTTYASYDTATP; translated from the exons ATGTCTGACGACATACCTCTGCGAGCAGCGACCTCTTTGAAGATGGCAAAGCTATACATAAATAGTGATGACCTGCATAATTATGTTCTTTATGAGGTTGAAATTTTCCTAAACCAGTGTGGAAAGACACTCAGCGACTTCGCATTGCCATCTCTACCAGATGACCTTCTACTAGATCTTGCAAACCGTTTGATCATGGAGGAGAGAAACTATGACCGTGAATCGCTTAATGAAGAGCTGATTCATCTAGAATTGAGGATGAATGTGAAGCAGAAAAGAATCTACGAGCTGATACGTGATGCTTCCTCGAACAACAGGACAGAACTTGTGTTCGTTTATGGTCATGGTGGCAAGGGTAAGACATTCTTATGGAAGGCCATAATCACAGGACTAAGGGCCAATGGAAATATTGTTATTGTTGTAGCATCATCCAGAATCGCATCTTTGTTACTGCATTCGGGCAGAATTGCTCACTCTCGATTCAAGCTACCATTGACCTTACCGATGAGTCAAT CCTGTGAGACATTCTCAGCAACAAAAACTCACCATTCGGAG GAATTCAAGGTGTTTGTGCTTACTGAAAATATGCGATTAATGCAGCCAGGGCTGACGCCATCGGAAAAGGAAAGAAACGCTGCTTTCTCCACATGGTTACTAGATATTGGAAATGGCGAGGTTGGAACACGTGATTTGGAAGACCTG AATCCAAGTGTTGCAGAATTACAGCAAAAAGCGATTGTTTGCCCGAAAAACGATGTAGCAGACACCATAAATAAGTTGGTCGTCGATATGGTTGATGGCCCAGTTACAACCTACGCAAGTTATGATACTGCTACACCATAA